In Thermotoga sp. KOL6, the DNA window TTTTGGAAAAAAGATTTTATATACTCACCATCGTCGTGGAAGATAGAGAAAGAGCCTATCGCCAAGTAAACGAACTTCTTCACAATTTTTCTGAAGACATTCTACTCAGAGTAGGTTATCCCGTCAAAGAAGAAAATGTGGCGATTATTTTCCTCGTTCTGAAAACAGATAACGATACGATCGGTGCCCTCTCTGGAAAACTTGGACAGATTTCCGGTGTTCGGGTGAAAACAGTCACTCTGAAGAGGTGATAAGCATGTATGTATTTGTAAGGGAACGTGTGGAAAGCAAGTCTTTCATTCCCGAAGAGAAGATCTTCGAACTCCTGGAAAAAACAAAAAATCCCGATCCTGTCAAGGTAAGAGAGATCATAAAGAAATCATTGGACAAAAACAGGCTCGAACCAGAAGAAACAGCCACTCTCTTGAACGTGGAAGACCCGAAACTTCTAGAGGAGATCTTCGAAGCGGCACGTACCCTGAAGGAAAGGATCTACGGTAACAGGATAGTGCTGTTCGCTCCTCTGTACATAGGGAACGATTGTGTTAACGATTGTGTGTACTGTGGTTTCAGAAGTTCGAACACCCTGGTTGAAAGAAAAACGCTGAACGATGATCAATTGAGAGAAGAAGTCAAAGCTCTTGTCTCACATGGGCACAAGAGATTGATCGTGGTTTATGGAGAACATCCGAAATACTCCCCGGAATTCATCGCAAAGACTATCGACATTGTGTACAACACGAAGTTTGGAAAAGGAGAGATAAGAAGAGTGAACGTTAACGCCGCTCCTCAAACTGTTGAAGGTTACAAGATAATAAAATCCGTTGGAATTGGTACCTTCCAAATCTTTCAAGAGACGTATCACAAAAAAACATACTTGAAACTTCATCCACGGGGACCGAAATCGAATTACAACTGGAGGTTGTACGGA includes these proteins:
- a CDS encoding TM1266 family iron-only hydrogenase system putative regulator, with the protein product MEKRFYILTIVVEDRERAYRQVNELLHNFSEDILLRVGYPVKEENVAIIFLVLKTDNDTIGALSGKLGQISGVRVKTVTLKR